The proteins below come from a single Eubacterium limosum genomic window:
- a CDS encoding peptidoglycan-binding protein — protein MEMVLTQVQEALKLCNYAPGTVDGQDGPETQAAVRRAQEGYGIEADGIAGPVTTEHLSEQVRGIQAQLNAKGYGCPVDGLPGPLTDAAVKALQVDFGLVADGIVGYNTEAALFGYATADPAPAFDPNEQVTEHFNMQEFICECGGKYCDGFPVPMNRTLIEKLECVRKELGIPLVVTSGVRCDILNEEVGGVPDSYHKLGRAADIAVYAANGYTVDEVADAGERYGLKTIRYYDKSFVHFQWND, from the coding sequence ATGGAAATGGTTTTAACACAAGTACAAGAAGCTTTAAAACTTTGTAATTATGCGCCTGGTACTGTTGATGGACAGGATGGGCCAGAAACCCAAGCGGCTGTCCGACGTGCGCAAGAAGGGTATGGTATCGAAGCTGATGGTATTGCGGGTCCAGTGACCACAGAGCATCTCTCTGAACAGGTGCGCGGTATTCAGGCACAACTCAATGCAAAAGGATATGGCTGCCCGGTGGATGGTCTTCCAGGTCCTTTGACCGATGCAGCCGTTAAGGCGTTGCAGGTCGATTTTGGACTCGTTGCTGACGGCATCGTAGGCTATAACACCGAAGCGGCCTTATTTGGCTATGCTACAGCCGATCCGGCGCCGGCTTTTGATCCGAATGAACAGGTAACTGAGCATTTCAATATGCAGGAATTTATCTGTGAATGTGGCGGCAAGTATTGCGACGGCTTTCCGGTTCCGATGAACCGGACACTTATTGAAAAGCTGGAGTGCGTTCGGAAAGAACTAGGGATTCCTCTGGTTGTTACTTCTGGCGTAAGGTGTGACATCCTTAATGAAGAAGTAGGTGGTGTCCCGGATTCATACCATAAATTGGGGCGGGCGGCGGATATTGCCGTCTATGCCGCCAATGGCTACACGGTCGATGAGGTGGCAGACGCTGGAGAAAGGTATGGACTAAAAACCATCCGTTATTATGACAAAAGTTTTGTGCATTTTCAATGGAATGATTAA
- a CDS encoding glutamate-5-semialdehyde dehydrogenase, with translation MTTTMLERGKTAKKASIQLSATDTQTRSAALTAIADALEKNRAALIAANQKDYERSASENLAAPLLGRLTFDDHKIDDVIDGIHSLTLLEDPLGATRMATELDTGLELYKITCPIGVVGIIFESRPDAFVQISTLCLKSGNAVLLKGGREALETNRLLCKVISEASASVGIPDGWIQNLESREDVNAMLALDDYIDLIIPRGSNSFVKYIMDHSNIPVMGHSDGICHAYVDASADSGKAVNIAVDAKTQYVSACNTIETLLVHKDIASDFLPKLKAGMDQKQVHLKGDDRVRAVIDVEAATEDDWSTEYLDYILSIKVVDSLEEAIDHINTYGSGHTDVIVTEDEAHAKKFTTLVDSAGVYVNCSSRFADGFRYGFGAEVGISTSKLHARGPVGLDGLLSYKYKLIGHGDIVGDFSDGKRSFTHKSLNQDCPL, from the coding sequence ATGACCACCACTATGTTAGAACGAGGAAAAACAGCTAAAAAGGCGAGCATTCAGCTATCCGCCACAGATACACAGACGCGCAGCGCGGCCCTTACGGCCATTGCCGACGCGCTGGAAAAAAACCGCGCAGCACTGATCGCCGCCAACCAGAAAGATTACGAGCGCAGCGCATCCGAAAACCTGGCGGCGCCGCTGCTGGGCCGCCTGACATTTGACGACCATAAAATTGACGACGTGATCGACGGCATTCACAGCCTGACCCTGCTTGAAGACCCGCTGGGCGCTACCCGCATGGCTACCGAGCTGGACACCGGCCTGGAGCTCTACAAGATAACCTGCCCCATCGGTGTTGTTGGCATCATCTTTGAATCCCGTCCCGACGCTTTTGTCCAGATCTCCACCCTGTGCCTGAAAAGCGGTAACGCGGTGCTCTTAAAAGGCGGACGTGAAGCGCTGGAGACGAACCGCCTGCTGTGCAAGGTCATTTCGGAAGCCTCTGCCTCTGTGGGCATTCCGGACGGCTGGATTCAGAATCTTGAAAGCCGAGAGGACGTCAATGCCATGCTGGCCCTGGACGATTATATTGACCTTATTATTCCACGCGGCTCCAACAGCTTTGTGAAATACATCATGGATCACTCCAATATTCCAGTCATGGGCCACTCCGACGGGATCTGCCACGCCTATGTAGACGCCTCCGCCGATTCAGGCAAGGCTGTGAACATCGCGGTGGACGCCAAAACCCAGTACGTTTCGGCCTGCAACACCATCGAAACCCTGCTGGTGCACAAGGACATCGCCAGCGACTTTTTACCCAAACTGAAGGCCGGAATGGACCAGAAGCAAGTTCATCTGAAGGGCGATGACCGGGTGCGCGCCGTGATCGACGTCGAGGCTGCCACCGAGGACGACTGGTCCACCGAATACCTGGACTATATCCTTTCCATTAAGGTTGTCGACAGCCTGGAGGAAGCCATTGACCATATCAACACCTACGGCTCCGGCCACACCGATGTCATCGTAACTGAGGATGAGGCCCACGCGAAGAAATTCACGACCCTGGTCGATTCCGCAGGCGTCTACGTAAACTGCTCCAGCCGCTTTGCCGACGGTTTCCGCTACGGCTTCGGTGCTGAGGTGGGAATCAGCACCTCCAAGCTGCACGCCAGAGGCCCAGTGGGCTTAGACGGCCTGCTGAGCTATAAATACAAGCTCATCGGACACGGTGATATTGTAGGTGATTTCTCGGACGGAAAACGCAGCTTTACCCACAAGTCCCTGAACCAGGACTGTCCTCTGTAA
- the rlmH gene encoding 23S rRNA (pseudouridine(1915)-N(3))-methyltransferase RlmH: MNIKIITVGKIKEKYLRMAIDEYSKRLGAYCRLSIIEVKDEKIEERFSDAEKARAVALEGERIARHLKDNEIIAALKITGRQLTSPDFAKKIEHYGLQGKSNLTFIIGGSLGLAPEIEARAHWDLSFSKMTFPHQLFRVMLLEQVYRAFKIIKNETYHK; this comes from the coding sequence ATGAATATTAAAATCATTACAGTGGGCAAAATCAAGGAGAAATACCTGAGGATGGCCATTGATGAGTACAGCAAGCGGCTGGGAGCCTACTGCAGGCTGTCCATCATCGAGGTAAAGGACGAAAAAATTGAAGAGCGCTTCAGCGACGCCGAAAAGGCCAGGGCAGTGGCGCTGGAGGGCGAACGGATCGCCCGGCATCTAAAGGACAATGAAATCATCGCCGCGCTTAAGATCACCGGCAGGCAGCTGACCTCACCGGATTTCGCGAAAAAGATTGAGCATTACGGACTCCAGGGCAAGAGCAACCTGACCTTTATTATCGGCGGCTCCCTGGGACTGGCGCCGGAGATCGAGGCCCGCGCCCACTGGGATTTGTCCTTTTCAAAGATGACCTTCCCCCACCAGCTCTTCCGCGTCATGCTGCTGGAACAGGTTTACCGGGCGTTTAAGATTATAAAAAATGAAACCTATCATAAATGA
- a CDS encoding HAD family hydrolase — protein MQKTFKAIIFDFNGTLFFDSDKHDAAFDRFTLEQCGRHITPEEMHGFYGQTNATIIPAILKDRELTAEEITAFGDYKEALYRELCLEDTENLHLVSGAPELLDWICASQIPHTIASSSELANMAFFFKTFALGRWFDFDATVFDNHTFPGKPSPDIYRLAAEKLGVCPEACIVVEDGLSGIQSAHAAGIGHIIAIAAPERHDYFMQVPGVNAVISNYHEFDRSLLERPVKE, from the coding sequence ATGCAAAAGACATTTAAGGCCATCATTTTTGACTTCAACGGCACATTGTTTTTCGACTCGGACAAGCACGACGCGGCTTTTGACCGTTTTACGCTGGAGCAGTGCGGGCGGCACATTACGCCTGAGGAAATGCACGGCTTTTACGGTCAGACCAACGCCACCATCATTCCGGCCATTTTAAAGGACCGGGAGCTGACAGCAGAGGAGATCACCGCCTTTGGTGATTATAAAGAAGCGCTTTACCGGGAGCTTTGCCTGGAGGATACTGAAAACCTCCATCTGGTAAGCGGCGCCCCGGAGCTTCTTGACTGGATCTGCGCCTCGCAGATCCCTCACACCATTGCCAGCAGCTCAGAGCTTGCCAACATGGCGTTCTTTTTTAAGACCTTTGCCCTTGGCAGATGGTTCGATTTTGACGCCACCGTTTTTGATAACCACACTTTTCCGGGAAAGCCCTCCCCGGATATTTACCGTCTGGCGGCTGAAAAGCTCGGTGTCTGTCCTGAGGCGTGCATTGTGGTGGAAGACGGCCTTTCCGGTATCCAGTCTGCCCATGCGGCCGGTATCGGCCATATCATTGCCATCGCGGCGCCGGAGCGTCATGATTATTTCATGCAGGTACCTGGCGTGAACGCGGTGATTTCAAATTATCATGAGTTTGACCGTTCGCTATTAGAGCGGCCAGTGAAGGAGTAA
- a CDS encoding phage holin — MNFKIRLRNKAFWIACIGLIVLVLQYIQGFIAVDFNVPLIEKILNAAVICAVTMGIIVDPTTPKIGDSEQVLKKKKEGKGGEK, encoded by the coding sequence GTGAATTTTAAAATTCGATTACGGAACAAAGCTTTCTGGATCGCCTGTATTGGTTTGATAGTGCTGGTTTTGCAGTATATTCAGGGATTTATTGCTGTAGACTTCAATGTCCCATTAATTGAAAAAATTTTGAATGCAGCTGTTATCTGTGCTGTCACCATGGGAATCATTGTCGATCCAACTACGCCTAAAATAGGTGACTCAGAACAAGTACTAAAAAAGAAAAAAGAGGGGAAAGGAGGTGAAAAATAA
- a CDS encoding tyrosine-type recombinase/integrase — MAHKERQKIQLAKYNITQDNDTLVFCTGIGTHLERQNVLKEVKAVYKECGILNVDGKVDKTFHDLRHTYATRLFELGEPAKVVQELLGHSDVSTTLNIYTHVLERQKKRTASKIDLFYETDL; from the coding sequence ATGGCTCATAAAGAAAGGCAAAAAATACAGCTTGCTAAATATAACATAACACAAGATAATGATACCCTCGTTTTTTGTACGGGTATCGGAACTCATCTTGAGCGGCAAAATGTTCTCAAAGAAGTCAAAGCTGTCTATAAAGAATGCGGCATCTTGAACGTCGACGGAAAAGTGGATAAGACCTTTCATGACTTAAGGCATACTTACGCGACGCGCCTGTTTGAACTGGGCGAACCTGCAAAGGTCGTTCAAGAGTTGTTAGGGCATTCTGATGTTTCCACAACGCTTAACATTTATACCCATGTTCTTGAGCGACAGAAAAAAAGAACGGCCTCAAAAATTGATCTCTTTTATGAAACAGACCTTTGA
- a CDS encoding secondary thiamine-phosphate synthase enzyme YjbQ — protein MKIIEAGVSAPEGLADITEQVREYIREVRLKDGFVHIQIPERTCAVTITINDDFNIDKDFLNKINRFLPKYNGMQFTGWTTSNVKASLVGMSEQVMVESGELILGLHQSIYMVEFNGPSTDRRIYLSHMGTTLAEGEEPRLPQVLEDLYAADLAKEQAEKEEQDRIIAEMRAEYAERIRKQKEEEAARAAAESEQEDGE, from the coding sequence ATGAAAATAATTGAAGCGGGCGTATCTGCCCCGGAAGGTTTAGCAGATATCACGGAACAGGTGCGGGAATACATCCGTGAGGTGCGTCTGAAAGACGGGTTTGTCCACATCCAGATTCCCGAACGCACCTGCGCGGTGACCATTACCATCAATGATGACTTCAATATTGACAAGGATTTTCTGAATAAAATCAACCGGTTCCTGCCCAAGTATAACGGCATGCAGTTTACAGGCTGGACCACCTCCAATGTCAAGGCCTCCCTTGTGGGGATGTCGGAGCAGGTGATGGTGGAAAGCGGCGAGCTGATCCTGGGCCTGCACCAGAGCATCTATATGGTTGAGTTCAACGGCCCCTCCACAGACCGTCGGATTTATCTCTCCCACATGGGCACCACACTGGCCGAGGGCGAAGAACCCAGACTCCCGCAGGTGCTGGAGGACCTATACGCTGCCGACCTGGCAAAGGAACAGGCCGAAAAAGAGGAACAGGACCGGATCATCGCGGAGATGCGGGCAGAGTATGCCGAGCGTATCCGCAAGCAAAAAGAGGAAGAAGCTGCCAGAGCCGCAGCAGAAAGTGAGCAGGAGGATGGCGAATAA